In Scylla paramamosain isolate STU-SP2022 chromosome 17, ASM3559412v1, whole genome shotgun sequence, one DNA window encodes the following:
- the LOC135108376 gene encoding voltage-dependent anion-selective channel protein 2-like translates to MAPPVYADLGKSARDVFGKGYHFGVLKLECKSKTSTGVEITAGGNNALETGKVAGNLETKYKVKEHGLTFTEKWNTDNTLNTEVALEDKVAKGLKLVLNTTFAPQSGKKSGVLKSTYKTDALALNLDSTLDLGGPVVNGAAVASYRNWLVGYQMSFDTAKSKLTKNNFAVGFTNPDFILHTYANDGAEFGGSLFHKINPELEGAVDLAWSAGSNTTRFSIGCKYALDKDAALRAKVNNSAQVGLGYQQRVRDGITLTLSTLIDGKNFNQGGHKVGLAMELEA, encoded by the exons ATGGCCCCCCCAGTATATGCAGATCTTGGAAAGTCTGCCCGGGATGTGTTTGGCAAGGGCTACCACTTTGGAGTACTCAAGCTAGAATGCAAGAGCAAGACCAGCACAGGCGTGGAGATCACTGCAGGAGGCAACAATGCTCTTGAAACTGGCAAGGTGGCCGGCAACCTGGAGACCAAGTACAAAGTCAAGGAGCACG GTCTAACCTTCACTGAGAAGTGGAACACAGACAACACCCTAAATACTGAGGTTGCCCTGGAAGATAAAGTGGCAAAGGGGCTCAAGCTGGTGCTCAACACCACCTTTGCACCTCAGAGTGGCAAGAAGTCTGGAGTGCTCAAGTCCACCTACAAGACTGATGCCCTCGCCCTCAACCTGGACTCCACACTGGACCTGGGTGGACCTGTGGTCAATGGTGCTGCTGTGGCCAGCTACAGGAACTGGTTGGTAGGCTACCAGATGTCCTTTGATACTGCCAAGTCCAAGCTTACCAAGAACAACTTTGCTGTGGGCTTCACCAATCCCGACTTCATCTTGCACACCTACGCTAACGACGGGGCAGAGTTTGGTGGATCCCTCTTCCACAAGATCAATCCCGAGCTGGAGGGTGCTGTGGACCTGGCCTGGTCTGCTGGCTCCAACACCACACGTTTTTCTATCGGATGCAAGTACGCTCTGGACAAGGATGCAGCTCTGAGGGCCAAGGTTAATAATTCTGCTCAGGTGGGTCTGGGATATCAGCAGAGGGTTAGGGATGgcatcactctcactctctccaccCTTATTGATGGCAAGAACTTCAACCAGGGTGGCCACAAGGTGGGCTTGGCTATGGAGCTGGAGGCTTAG